Below is a genomic region from Isosphaeraceae bacterium EP7.
GGGAGCCGAGGAGCCCGGGGCTCGCGGCCTCGTCGACCGGCCCGGCCTCGTCCTCGAACGACTTGATGGCGCCGTCGGCGCCCGGCACCGAGGTCTCCACCGTGCCGAACAGTTCCGGGCTCAGGTGCTGCTTCAGGAACCCGAGCAAGGCCCCGAGCCCCTGCTCCGCCACCTTGGGGTCGATGCCCACTTGCGTCGCCAGCGTCGTGATCAGATCCATGCTCGGCCGCCCCTGCTCAGTCCCCGGCTCGTCGCGCCCCGCGCGGGACGCCTCGTGAACCCGACGACTGTGCCAGGCGGCGTGCGCCGGGTCAACGGCCCGACGACCTGAGAACAAAAATTCATATGAAGCCCAGAACGATGATCCGCACGTCAACACGGGGCCCCGCGCCCGATCCGTCGTGGCGGGGGCCGGCCCCGTCATCGCGCCGCGACTTCCGACCGGGCGACCGGCGTCGACGCGGTGTCGTCCGCGGTCGGGGCGACGGCTCCCTCGGTCTTCACCAGGTTGATGCCGTGCTCGCAGTCGGCCTTCGCCTTGTAGCCCTCGCCGGAGGTGGCGATGATCTTGCCATTGCCGGCCCTCAGGCGCCAGCGGAATTCGCCCTTCTTGTCGCTGTAAATCTGGAAGGAGCTGGCCAAGGCGCACCTCGCTTTCCCAAGGAGAGTCGTCACCGCCCGCGCGGGGCACTCACCGCATCTTCCCCGGTCAGCCGGGCCGAATCAACCGCCATGCCTCCCGCTTTCGCGTCGGCCCCGGGCACGCGGCGCGCTCAGCGGGGCTCGCGCACCAGGGTCGGGGCCTGGAAGCGAGACGGCTGGCCCGTCGTGTGGCCATCATTGTCGTACGTGATCAAAAGGCGCACCTTGATGCGTCCGGCATCCTCTTGGACTTCCAGCACGGCCAGCCCTTCGGCCTTCAGGCCCGGCTCGAAGCGGGCCAGCTCCTCGGCCCCCTCGGCGCGGCCGTCGGCCACGAACCAGAGGGTATTTCCGTGGAAGGCGTTGGCCTCGTCCTCGGTGGCCGTCAGCACCAGGAATCCGCCCAGGGCGGGCACATCTTCCAGCGAAGTCAGCTGGCAGCGGACCCCCTCGCGGGCCCCGGGCTCGAACCGGAAGAGCGGCCTCAGGGCGGGCTCGGCCACGCCGGACGCCAGGTCGGCGGCCACCGCCCTGACCCGGTCGTCGGGCTCGCGGAGGCCGATCACCAGCTCGCGCCGGGCCCCTCGCTCGCGGATCGCCAGGCCTTCCACCTTGCGCTTCGCCAGCGCGGCCGGGGCCAGCCCTTCGGCCTCCAGGGCGCCGGCGATCGACCCGGCCACGGCCAGGGTCTCCACCGATGCGTCGTCGATCGCCGGCCGGCCGGCGAGGTCGGCGACCCTGAACCGGATCAGCACCGAGTGGGCCAGCCGCTCGGCCTCGGTCTTGCCGCCGTGCGAGCCGATGGCGTAGATGCGGCCCTCGGAGTCGCGGGCCATGCCCTCCCACTTGGGGCTCGGGCCCGCTGCGGCCAGGAACCGCGGCGAGGCCAGGGGTTCGCCTTGCGCCCCGTCGGCAATCGTCATCAGTCGCAGCGACGCCTCTTTATCGTGGGCCACAAGGGCGTGCAGGCCGTCGCCCAGTGGCTCGACCGCCGAGGCCTCGATGGCCGCGTCGGTCGAGCCGTCGCGCACGAACGGGGCGGGCGGCGGGCCCATCTCCAGGCGGTACGTCCAGGCGTCGTCGGCCGAGGCGCCCGAGCCGAATCCCAGCAGGGCCGCCGCCATCCAGAAGGCTCGCATCGGTCGACTCCCCATCAAATCCAATTACTTGAGCGCGATTAGATACTCGGAT
It encodes:
- a CDS encoding DUF2780 domain-containing protein: MTGPAPATTDRARGPVLTCGSSFWASYEFLFSGRRAVDPAHAAWHSRRVHEASRAGRDEPGTEQGRPSMDLITTLATQVGIDPKVAEQGLGALLGFLKQHLSPELFGTVETSVPGADGAIKSFEDEAGPVDEAASPGLLGSLIGMASKLAGGGGGSAVALLALLGKAGLSVDQIAAFLPKAIELMKAYLPQEVIDKIIALVPGADALTGGATEKA
- a CDS encoding DUF1508 domain-containing protein codes for the protein MASSFQIYSDKKGEFRWRLRAGNGKIIATSGEGYKAKADCEHGINLVKTEGAVAPTADDTASTPVARSEVAAR